ACATGGCGATGGTAAAAAACCATCATCGTTTCAGAGTAAGCTGGGTCGTCAGTAGTGCCGTCCGCTTCATGCAGTAGAAGCGTCTCTTGCACCTCTGGTGGCAGTTCCTCTCGCAGCCTTTTAGTCTCAGTTATCCATAACGGGATGTTAGCTGGAGAACTGGCGAGGGTTAAACTCAAGATTCCGTCTGCTTGGGTCAATGCGTACTCCATTGCTAGCATCCCACCCCAAGAGTGACCGAACAGGTGAATCCGATCTAGTCCCAAAAAGCGACGTACCCTTGCCAACTCATCCAGAAAGAGTTCGACGCTCCACAAAGATGGATTGTCGGGTCTATCGGAGTTTCCGCAGCCTAGTTGGTCGTAGAAGATAACCGGGCGACCTGTCTTCACCAGCGCCTTCAGGGGTTCGAGGCGGTCATGAGGTATACCGGGACCACCGTGGAGCATCAATACTGGAAATTTGCCCGGTAGTGTGTTGGCAAGGTCTCCGACAGTGCAATACCAAGTTTTGTATCCCTGAAATTGAACGTAGCCTTCGCTTATCGGCATAATCGTAGACATTGGCATACTCCTATTTAGCTAACTGATAGTGCCTCAGCAAAGTGTGGGATAAACAGCTCCCACGCAAACTAGTTGCTTCGCAATGCGAGTGCAAAACAATCCGAACTTCCTCAGAGCTTACTTGCCGCCGATAGTAAATCGTGTCAAAAGTATCGCTGAATGTTTGCTTGCAGTTCGGGCAACGGTAGCGTTGGCTACCCGAACTTGTAATACCCGTGTTTATAGGTCTTATCGTGGCTGCATAGTGGACAAGGCATTGCTTCTTAGAACAGAAGTTTTTTCTTCACTTGTCTAATATCAATTCCACTCTTTCCTGACGCACGACCCTAACTTACTTTGTTGTGCAGCGTGATTGGCTAAAGTCGAGCCTATTGTTTGCTGATAATTTCTCCTCACTGATAAATCCTCTGGACAGATCTTCTGCCGTAGAAAATGGCAAGAATGGCTGTGGCGTACGCAACTAAGCTGTAAACGGCAGCAGGAACAGCCATATCGGGATTATTTAACAGTCCGGCAGTAATTGCGATCGCTAGCGTAGCATTTTGAATTCCCACCTCGATTGCAATACAGATCCGTTGAGCAAATTTCAGGTTAAACAGCTTACCAAACCAAAATCCGATCGCCATTGAGATCGTATTGAGCAGTACTACCCCAATCCCTACTTGAGCGATAAAGCTGGGTATGCGATTCCACTCACGAATGATGATTGCCAGGATAATTAAAGCGAGGAAGGCAATGGCAAGACGGTTCGCGGTCTTCTCTAGTCGGCGGGCTAAGTCGGGAAACTGTTGCCGGATTAACATTCCCAAACCAATTGGCACTAGAGCGATTGCGAAAATTTGCAGCATGGTTTGCCCGATTGGTAACGCGATCGCAGCATTTTGTCCGGCAAAATATTGCAGTGACAGATTTGTAAATATGGGAATCGTGAATACGGTAATGGTGCTACTCAAAGCCGTTAGAGTAACAGAAAGGGCGACATCTCCTTTCGCTAAATAAGTAATCATGTTTGAAGAGGGTCCGCCTGGACAGAGAGCCAGTACCATTAACCCCACTGCAATTTCTGGTTGCATGGGCACGAGCAAAACAACAAGAAAGCCAACGATAGGGAGAAAGAGCAATTGACTGATCAGACCAATGGCGACAGCTTTGGGATAGCGGGTCACTCGTTTAAAGTCTTCTGGCAGAAGGGTTAGTCCCATGCCTAGCATCACGATCGCTAGACCTATCGGTAAAAGGACGGCAGTAAAAAAGTTGGCTTGCATAGATTAAGCTAAGTTTATTTCTTCAATAATGGCTTTTTTGTCGTTTTCCAGTCATCACCATTCGCACCCCGCCTCTAGGAGCAAGAGTAAACCCACGACGAGGTTTCATTTTAAGGAGTTTATCCTCTGCTAAGACAAGCTGATACTGAGATAAAATCTTTGCCAGGACTAGTTTCATTTGGTAATACCCACGGATGAAACGTTTCGCCTGTAGCCAAACATCTTCCGCGCTCCTTCTGCTTTGGAGCATTAGGGGCAAAGAGGATACCAATAAATGCTCACCTATCAGGTAGGACTGCTATAGAATCTCGTAAAATGTTTTGCACTTGCCAACAGGATATATGAACGACTTATGCACGAGGTCTAATCTTTTGAAATCAACTCTTTAAATGAATTTGTGCCTACCTCTTGCACTGACCGATAAATTTCTGAAGCTTGACTACACATAGCAGCAACTAATAAAGCTAGAGTTGCTAAAACTCCGAACAAGACTACCTTACTCGTAGAGTTAGATTCCTTCTCTGCAATCGGTTGTTTGACATCTGCTTGGATTTCCTCTTGAATAATTGAACTCCAATCACTTCCACTTTGCAACCATAAACTTATCAAGTTGAGGTCATCTAGGGACTCATATTTAGTTGTAGGTTTGTTGGTATTTTTATCTAACATCGATTTCTCCTGTTTTCACTGTGAATTAACAAATTTCTACAGGGTAGCCAAGAACTTATCTTTGGATCTTATCACCTTTGCTATCCAGCCTTTGATATGAATTCAGAATTTCTGAATAGGAAACTGTAGTCTCAGATATCAACTCAAACATTGAAGGCTCAAAGCGCTTGGGAAATAATAGGAAAACATCCAAATACGTTTAAGAAGCTAATACGATGACTGCGCCTTAAGTTCAAATTGAGTCATGAAACAGTTAAGGTTAGAGTGTACTCGTAGAACATACCTTGATGACGAAGAAGTTTTATGGCTTTTACCCCTTTTTCTAGTTAAAAAGTTTCATGGGATGACTCATCCAAATTTTACATTTTGGCTGCATGATGCAGTACTTACAGATATATCAATGAAAGTGATTAAAGGAATTCGTAACTTCTTCGGGCGAAGGTTCTGAAGTTAGGTCTGCCCGTTGAGCCGCCGTAGTATCTAAACGAGAATGTACCCAAATCCAGTTGAAGTAGCCAATTACCAAACGTAAAGTGGTTTTCGTCTGTTCCCACACCTTGACAAATTTGTTTTGTCGCCGATGTCATCGGCCCGTCTGCTGTCGTAGGATATCGTTGGTTCGCGGCAACGAGTTCTTCGGGCAAGCATTGCCGTTGTTTTTTTCCACAACCGACCAGATTTCGTCGGCAGCAATGGCATCCGTATCGACAGCTTGTACTTGGGCGTTGTGAACCAGTTGTGCTTTTTGACTGGCAGCTCGAATCAGGCTAACTCCTGTGTTGTAGGACAATCCACTAATTCGACTAATCCCACGCAAACTAGTTGCTTCGCAATGCGAGTGCAAAACAATCCGAACTTCCTCAGAGCTTACTTGCCGCCGATAGTAAATCGTGTCAAAAGTATCGCTGAATGTTTGCTTGCAGTTCGGGCAACAGTAGCGTTGGCTACCCGAACTTGTAATACCCGTGTTTATAGGTCTTATCGTGGCTGCATAGTGGACAAGGCATTGCTTCTTAGAACAGAAGTTTTTTCTTCACTTGTCTAATATCAATTCCACCCTTTCCTAACGCACGACCAAGTATCTTGACCAAAACGGTCTAAGCCAAAGCGGTGCTTTGCGATCCCAGCGAGCACATGGTATTGAAGTTCACCCTATGTTCTTTCGTTATTAAGCTCTCATGTTAATCTCTATTTGTGACTGCTCTTAATGAATTTTTCGAGGTGCCATAGAGAAATTGTGGGAGTTCATATTGGCAGAACTAATTTTCGGAGTTGCTGCATAAGAGCTAATTGATACGAAAGCTCTGTTCTTCAATAGTTGGTAGTGCTAAACAAGTAATGATGAATTAACAAGTAATGATGAATTGTAGGAATGGATGAAATACCAAAGAAAGCGTAACAAATCAGGATGCTGTTTACCACTTTTATGTTAGGATAGTTCTAGAGATTGAACAGCATGGGGAGCCTTCACTGTGGAGTACGAGTTGCGCATCATTGTAGAGAAGGTTGCAGTTTCCAGTCAAGAAGTAGTTAAGCGCGACACACTGAAAATCTACGATGTCAAACGCCCAGAATCAATCTTAATTTAGGATTGCGT
This window of the Chroococcidiopsis sp. CCMEE 29 genome carries:
- a CDS encoding proline iminopeptidase-family hydrolase, whose product is MSTIMPISEGYVQFQGYKTWYCTVGDLANTLPGKFPVLMLHGGPGIPHDRLEPLKALVKTGRPVIFYDQLGCGNSDRPDNPSLWSVELFLDELARVRRFLGLDRIHLFGHSWGGMLAMEYALTQADGILSLTLASSPANIPLWITETKRLREELPPEVQETLLLHEADGTTDDPAYSETMMVFYHRHVCRLSPWPEFVKRGLEKKGKQVYETMLGPSETYVIGRLKNWDITSRLGFIRIPSLLTSGRYDEFTPTQAAVVRDGIPDCTWVFFEKSSHMPHAEETEHYLEVLNDFLTQIEGLVKT
- a CDS encoding bile acid:sodium symporter family protein yields the protein MQANFFTAVLLPIGLAIVMLGMGLTLLPEDFKRVTRYPKAVAIGLISQLLFLPIVGFLVVLLVPMQPEIAVGLMVLALCPGGPSSNMITYLAKGDVALSVTLTALSSTITVFTIPIFTNLSLQYFAGQNAAIALPIGQTMLQIFAIALVPIGLGMLIRQQFPDLARRLEKTANRLAIAFLALIILAIIIREWNRIPSFIAQVGIGVVLLNTISMAIGFWFGKLFNLKFAQRICIAIEVGIQNATLAIAITAGLLNNPDMAVPAAVYSLVAYATAILAIFYGRRSVQRIYQ